The following coding sequences are from one Salvia hispanica cultivar TCC Black 2014 chromosome 3, UniMelb_Shisp_WGS_1.0, whole genome shotgun sequence window:
- the LOC125210957 gene encoding psbP domain-containing protein 5, chloroplastic-like, whose product MAVAALPTLKYHHSLSPSFVIFGNNAQSMPISRNRKAQLSGKSRKIVGCSSNPSRPCLQDGILRRDLMFLGLSSSLSLAFPVLGAGAEEELKMDLFVDETNAYSYLYPKALPSDKFVFKWVESRKPERYSSAAPLSPDARLRIVSERVDFIDNLIISVSIGPLIHCS is encoded by the exons atggCAGTTGCAGCTCTTCCTACACTGAAATACcatcattctctctctccaagttttgtcatttttgg AAATAATGCTCAAAGCATGCCCATTTCAAGGAACCGGAAAGCCCAATTAAGTGGGAAGTCGCGCAAAATAGTTGGATGTTCAAGTAATCCTTCAAGACCCTGTTTGCAAGATGGGATTTTGAGGAGGGATTTGATGTTCTTGGGCTTgtcctcctctctctctcttgctttCCCAGTTTTAG GCGCTGGTGCGGAAGAGGAACTGAAAATGGATCTATTTGTTGATGAGACAAATGCTTATTCATATTTGTATCCGAAAGCACTGCCTTCCGACAAATTTGTCTTCAAATG GGTGGAATCTAGAAAACCGGAGCGTTATTCATCAGCTGCACCATTGTCCC CTGATGCTCGGCTTCGCATTGTGTCTGAGAGGGTTGATTTCATTGATAACCTCATAATTTCAGTTTCG ATAGGTCCCCTAATCCATTGTTCTTGA